One Frankia alni ACN14a DNA window includes the following coding sequences:
- a CDS encoding ABC transporter substrate-binding protein — MSSLGGWSVRTTRRPARVAVAVGVASVFALAACSSSGGSSADAGGKSSATPAAPATPATHVVTDLSGATVTVPTTVNRIAEQFPAHVVADIMLGVGDKLVAIPQNVSTIPFLRTVQPSITKVPQLFHSGNVNMEQLLAQKPDVVSAISGGDTVKPFQAAGIPAVTMFFPKYAQLQQSTTVAGETYGGAAVARAKAYNAYFDKVDSTLTSRLAKAATKPTVVYIEAYTGNNIVVQGGSSLIDQWITKAGGTDAAKGISGGRVNVTMEQLLQWNPDNLIIQTPGGDQGLAADTGASVLAGLSKISGWSDLKAVKSDKVFIDPSGLYAWGQYTVEQALQLQWVAKVLNPSLFADVDLRSVTRDFYKNHFGYTPSDTQLNTILQTTSPDGIATAKNAIS, encoded by the coding sequence GTGAGTTCTTTGGGGGGATGGTCGGTAAGAACGACGCGCCGCCCGGCACGGGTCGCCGTCGCGGTCGGTGTCGCGAGCGTGTTCGCGCTGGCGGCCTGCTCGAGCTCGGGGGGCTCGAGTGCCGACGCCGGCGGCAAGAGCAGTGCGACGCCGGCGGCGCCCGCGACGCCTGCCACGCACGTCGTGACGGATCTGTCGGGTGCGACGGTGACGGTGCCGACGACGGTCAACCGCATCGCCGAGCAGTTCCCGGCGCATGTCGTGGCCGACATCATGCTCGGGGTCGGCGACAAGCTGGTCGCGATCCCGCAGAACGTCAGCACGATCCCGTTCCTGCGGACCGTGCAGCCGTCGATCACGAAGGTGCCGCAGCTGTTCCACAGCGGCAACGTGAACATGGAGCAGCTGCTCGCCCAGAAGCCGGACGTGGTCTCCGCCATCTCCGGGGGTGACACGGTGAAGCCGTTCCAGGCCGCGGGGATCCCGGCGGTCACCATGTTCTTCCCGAAGTACGCGCAGCTCCAGCAGTCGACCACCGTCGCCGGGGAGACCTACGGTGGCGCCGCGGTGGCCAGGGCGAAGGCGTACAACGCCTACTTCGACAAGGTCGACAGCACCCTGACGTCGCGGCTGGCGAAGGCGGCGACCAAGCCGACCGTGGTGTACATCGAGGCGTACACCGGCAACAACATCGTGGTCCAGGGCGGATCGTCGCTGATCGACCAGTGGATCACGAAGGCCGGCGGGACGGACGCGGCGAAGGGGATCAGCGGTGGTCGCGTCAACGTGACCATGGAACAGCTGTTGCAGTGGAACCCGGACAACCTGATCATCCAGACGCCGGGCGGTGACCAGGGCCTGGCCGCCGACACCGGCGCCTCGGTGCTGGCGGGCCTGTCGAAGATCAGCGGCTGGAGCGATTTGAAGGCGGTCAAGTCGGACAAGGTGTTCATCGACCCCAGCGGGTTGTACGCGTGGGGCCAGTACACCGTCGAACAGGCTCTGCAGCTGCAGTGGGTGGCGAAGGTCCTCAACCCGTCGCTGTTCGCCGACGTCGACCTCCGGTCGGTCACCCGCGACTTCTACAAGAACCACTTCGGGTACACGCCGTCGGACACCCAGCTCAACACCATCCTGCAGACCACCTCGCCAGACGGCATCGCCACCGCGAAGAACGCCATCTCCTGA
- a CDS encoding dienelactone hydrolase family protein — protein sequence MSDALRAQTVSMRGAGDDDIEAYLAEPLDGSPAGGVVVIHHMPGYDESTKEITRRFAAHGYLAVCPNLYSREAPGASPGDAAALARARGGVPDDRLVGDVDAAVRLLRSSPSSNGKVAVIGFCSGGRQAFLAACSLDLDAAVDCYGAYVVATPPEDSVLRGVRPIVDLAGRLSCPLLGLFGDDDRMPSPAEVAALAAALTEHGRTFEFHSFPAAGHAFLATDRDAYRPAAARAAWPRIWTFLRAHLTG from the coding sequence GTGAGCGATGCCCTGCGCGCGCAGACGGTGTCGATGCGGGGAGCCGGGGACGACGACATCGAGGCCTACCTCGCCGAGCCGCTCGACGGGTCACCCGCGGGCGGCGTCGTCGTGATCCACCACATGCCGGGCTACGACGAGTCGACGAAGGAGATCACCCGCAGGTTCGCCGCCCACGGCTACCTCGCCGTCTGCCCGAACCTGTACTCACGGGAGGCTCCCGGCGCCAGCCCCGGGGACGCCGCCGCCCTCGCGCGGGCCCGCGGCGGCGTCCCCGACGATCGGCTCGTCGGGGACGTCGACGCGGCGGTGCGCCTGCTGCGGTCGTCGCCGTCGTCCAACGGCAAGGTGGCGGTGATCGGCTTCTGCTCGGGTGGGCGCCAGGCGTTCCTCGCCGCGTGCAGCCTCGATCTGGACGCCGCCGTCGACTGCTACGGCGCCTACGTCGTCGCCACGCCGCCGGAGGATTCCGTGCTGCGCGGGGTCCGGCCGATCGTCGACCTGGCGGGAAGGCTGTCCTGCCCGCTGCTCGGCCTGTTCGGCGACGACGACCGGATGCCCTCACCGGCCGAGGTCGCCGCCCTCGCCGCGGCGCTCACCGAGCACGGCAGGACCTTCGAGTTCCACAGCTTCCCCGCCGCCGGCCACGCGTTCCTCGCGACGGACCGCGACGCCTACCGGCCCGCCGCGGCCAGGGCGGCCTGGCCGCGGATCTGGACGTTCCTGCGCGCCCACCTCACCGGCTGA
- a CDS encoding phosphotransferase family protein: MSVTATRDDNVLAGTLGGWLRRALERPSLEVAGLSRPKAGTSNETVIVTVRWDDDGQRRDERLVIRIQPTGRQLFQHPDTIGEGRVLRAIAAAAPVSVPAPMSVPAPMSVPASVPVPASVSVPASVSVPVPRVLAFEPDAAVVGSPFFVMSHVPGRVLSDIPSCHAAGWLLEWTPAQRAALWDNGLRTLVDVGRIPVHGELEFLWAPALGPTGLQQLVTATRHWFDWVRGERELDVLSRAMEYVESERPDHDDRTLSWGDARVGNMMFAPDGTVAAVLDWETPAVGPPEVDLGWWLMMDEFYSHGLGSPPLPGVPDEDAQIARWEGLVGRPARELAYYKLLAALRFAIVCARSTDISIARGVARPDTAMHIRNPAGLLLYRWLGEPEPDLAPEFTAMMSRFARKRADRAG, translated from the coding sequence ATGAGCGTCACCGCCACCAGGGACGACAACGTGCTCGCGGGGACCCTGGGCGGCTGGCTGCGTCGGGCGCTGGAGCGGCCGTCACTGGAGGTCGCGGGGCTGTCCAGGCCGAAAGCGGGCACGTCCAACGAAACCGTGATCGTCACCGTGCGATGGGACGACGACGGCCAGCGACGCGACGAGCGCCTGGTGATCCGTATCCAGCCGACCGGGCGTCAGTTGTTCCAGCATCCGGACACCATCGGCGAGGGCCGCGTCCTGCGGGCCATCGCTGCGGCCGCACCGGTGTCCGTGCCCGCGCCAATGTCCGTGCCCGCGCCAATGTCCGTGCCCGCGTCGGTGCCAGTGCCCGCGTCGGTGTCGGTACCCGCGTCGGTGTCGGTGCCGGTGCCGCGGGTGCTCGCCTTCGAGCCGGATGCCGCGGTGGTCGGCTCGCCGTTCTTTGTGATGAGCCACGTCCCGGGCCGGGTGCTCTCGGACATCCCGAGCTGCCACGCGGCCGGCTGGCTGCTGGAGTGGACGCCGGCGCAGCGCGCCGCCCTGTGGGACAACGGACTGCGCACCCTCGTCGACGTCGGGCGCATCCCCGTCCACGGCGAGCTGGAGTTCCTCTGGGCACCCGCGCTCGGCCCGACCGGGCTGCAGCAGCTCGTCACCGCGACCCGACACTGGTTCGACTGGGTCCGCGGCGAACGTGAACTCGACGTGCTCAGCCGGGCGATGGAGTACGTCGAAAGCGAGCGTCCCGACCACGACGACCGGACGCTGAGCTGGGGCGACGCCCGGGTCGGCAACATGATGTTCGCGCCCGACGGGACGGTCGCCGCCGTCCTCGACTGGGAGACCCCCGCGGTCGGCCCGCCCGAGGTCGACCTCGGCTGGTGGCTGATGATGGACGAGTTCTACAGCCATGGCCTGGGCTCGCCGCCGTTGCCCGGGGTGCCGGACGAGGACGCCCAGATCGCCCGCTGGGAGGGGCTGGTCGGCCGTCCCGCCCGGGAGCTGGCCTACTACAAGCTGCTGGCGGCGTTGCGGTTCGCCATCGTCTGCGCCCGCTCGACCGACATCTCGATCGCCCGCGGCGTGGCCCGCCCGGACACCGCCATGCACATCCGCAACCCGGCGGGCCTGCTGCTCTACCGCTGGCTGGGCGAACCGGAACCGGACCTGGCCCCCGAGTTCACCGCGATGATGTCCCGCTTCGCCCGCAAACGGGCCGACCGGGCGGGCTGA
- a CDS encoding class I adenylate-forming enzyme family protein, with protein sequence MVLTADSTWELVEARAAASPDGLAVIDEHRRHLTFRELRDRAEAAAVRLRALGVGPGSVVSWQLPNTIDTVVVCLALARLGAVQNPLIMMLREREITFVCRQAGSELLLVPSAFRGVDHAALARTAAAAVPGLAVHVVDTASPVDTAPRDISPGEAVPGVAVPGEVSPGRGSGGAAVSSTEPVVPVRWIFYTSGTTSDPKGARHTDQGLLAASATFCDHLAVVPTDRLPILLPISHIGGITHLLTGLQTGCGVIVSRGFDPASTPDALAAAGVTLVGAGTQMLQAYLARQRRQPAVPLFPLARAALCGGAGRPEALHFEVKELLGGVGVISGYGLTECPFVTWGRHDDTDSQHASTEGCAGLDVEIVVMLDDATPAAAGEVGEIRVRGPQLMVGYVDAAADRDAFDAKGFLRTGDLGTLDEDGYLRITGRIKDVIIRKGENVSARELEELLLGHPAVGEVAVVGLPDASSGERVCAVVVPADPADPPDLATLCAHLRAQGLNNRKLPEQLELVPELPRNAMGKVVKRDLTARFAH encoded by the coding sequence GTGGTTCTCACCGCCGACAGCACATGGGAGCTGGTCGAGGCGCGCGCCGCGGCCTCGCCGGACGGCCTGGCCGTCATCGACGAGCACCGGCGGCATCTGACGTTTCGCGAGCTACGCGACCGCGCCGAGGCGGCCGCCGTGCGCCTGCGCGCGCTCGGCGTCGGGCCGGGCTCGGTCGTGTCGTGGCAACTGCCCAACACGATCGACACGGTCGTGGTCTGCCTCGCGCTGGCCCGACTCGGTGCGGTGCAGAACCCGCTGATCATGATGCTGCGCGAGCGGGAGATCACCTTTGTCTGCCGGCAGGCCGGCAGCGAGCTGCTGTTGGTCCCGAGCGCCTTCCGCGGCGTCGACCATGCGGCACTGGCGCGGACGGCCGCCGCGGCGGTGCCCGGTCTGGCCGTGCACGTCGTCGACACCGCCTCGCCCGTGGACACCGCGCCGCGGGACATCTCGCCGGGGGAGGCCGTGCCGGGCGTGGCCGTGCCGGGGGAGGTCTCGCCCGGACGGGGCTCGGGCGGGGCCGCCGTCTCGTCGACCGAGCCTGTCGTGCCCGTGCGGTGGATCTTCTACACCTCGGGGACAACCTCGGATCCGAAGGGGGCCCGGCACACCGACCAGGGCCTGCTGGCCGCCTCGGCGACGTTCTGCGACCATCTCGCCGTCGTCCCCACGGACCGACTGCCGATCCTGCTGCCGATCTCCCACATCGGTGGAATCACGCACCTGCTCACCGGCCTGCAGACCGGCTGTGGCGTGATCGTGAGTCGTGGTTTCGATCCGGCGTCCACACCGGACGCCCTCGCGGCGGCGGGGGTGACGCTCGTCGGGGCGGGCACGCAGATGCTGCAGGCCTACCTGGCGCGCCAGCGTCGCCAGCCGGCCGTACCGCTGTTCCCGTTGGCCCGGGCGGCACTGTGCGGGGGCGCGGGCCGGCCGGAGGCGCTGCACTTCGAGGTCAAGGAGCTGCTCGGCGGCGTCGGGGTGATCTCCGGGTACGGCCTGACCGAGTGCCCCTTCGTCACCTGGGGTCGCCACGACGACACCGACTCCCAGCATGCGAGCACCGAGGGCTGCGCGGGTCTCGACGTCGAGATCGTCGTCATGCTCGACGACGCCACGCCCGCGGCCGCCGGGGAGGTCGGCGAGATCCGGGTGCGCGGCCCGCAGCTCATGGTCGGCTACGTCGACGCCGCCGCGGACCGGGACGCCTTCGACGCCAAGGGCTTCCTGCGCACCGGCGACCTCGGCACCCTCGACGAGGACGGCTACCTGCGCATCACCGGACGGATCAAGGACGTCATCATCCGCAAGGGCGAGAACGTCTCCGCCCGGGAACTGGAGGAGCTGCTCCTCGGCCATCCGGCGGTGGGCGAGGTGGCCGTCGTCGGCCTGCCCGATGCCTCCTCCGGCGAGCGGGTGTGCGCCGTGGTGGTGCCCGCCGACCCGGCCGACCCGCCGGATCTGGCCACCCTCTGCGCCCACCTGCGCGCGCAGGGGCTGAACAATCGCAAGCTTCCCGAGCAGCTCGAGCTCGTGCCCGAGCTGCCGCGTAATGCCATGGGAAAGGTCGTGAAGCGCGACCTGACCGCCCGTTTCGCGCACTGA
- a CDS encoding aldehyde dehydrogenase — translation MREHRELFIDGRWVGATTEETLAVVSPATEETIGVVAAAGIGDVDRAVAAARRALDDGPWARATPPQRVAALVRLADALRARADELAEVLTAEVGSPRSWSQPYQVGTALAAFDAFAALAGDYPWADERPAAHGSVLVRRLPVGVVGAVVPWNAPLFITALKLGPALVAGCTVVLKPAPAAPVWSYLFAEAVVEAGLPPGVVNIVPAGTAASEYLVGHPGVDKVTFTGSTAVGRRIGEVCGRDLRRCTLELGGKSAAILLDDVSLTRRTVTTLTFGAMANSGQVCMAQTRILAPRSRYSEVVDALAERVAALRVGDPTEPKTQIGPVISASARARIEAHLARARTDGARVAAGGGRPAGLDRGWFVEPTLLAGVGNDAPVAREEIFGPVAVVIPYDGVEEAVTLANDSDYGLAGSVWSEDPERAGRVAARLRTGSVAVNSPAPLDPGSPFGGMGASGIGREGGPEGVDAFVELQSIIRPADG, via the coding sequence GTGCGCGAACATCGGGAGCTGTTCATCGACGGCCGGTGGGTCGGCGCCACGACGGAGGAGACGCTGGCCGTGGTCTCGCCGGCCACCGAGGAGACCATCGGTGTGGTCGCGGCGGCCGGCATCGGCGACGTCGACCGGGCCGTGGCCGCCGCGCGGCGCGCGCTGGACGACGGCCCCTGGGCTCGCGCGACCCCACCGCAACGGGTGGCGGCGCTGGTGCGGCTGGCCGACGCGCTGCGCGCCCGGGCCGACGAGCTCGCCGAGGTGCTCACGGCGGAGGTCGGCTCGCCCCGGTCCTGGTCGCAGCCCTACCAGGTGGGCACCGCCCTGGCGGCGTTCGACGCCTTCGCCGCGCTGGCCGGGGACTACCCGTGGGCGGACGAGCGGCCGGCGGCGCACGGCTCGGTGCTGGTCCGGCGGCTGCCCGTGGGCGTCGTCGGGGCCGTCGTCCCGTGGAACGCACCGCTGTTCATCACCGCCCTCAAGCTCGGCCCGGCCCTGGTCGCGGGCTGCACGGTCGTGTTGAAGCCGGCTCCGGCGGCGCCGGTGTGGTCCTACCTGTTCGCCGAGGCGGTCGTCGAGGCGGGCCTGCCGCCCGGGGTGGTCAACATCGTGCCCGCCGGGACCGCGGCGAGCGAGTACCTCGTCGGCCATCCCGGCGTCGACAAGGTCACCTTCACCGGCTCGACGGCGGTGGGTCGGCGCATCGGCGAGGTCTGCGGCCGTGACCTGCGCCGGTGCACCCTGGAGCTGGGCGGGAAGTCGGCGGCGATTCTGCTGGACGACGTGTCGCTGACCCGCCGGACGGTCACCACGCTCACCTTCGGCGCGATGGCGAACTCCGGCCAGGTCTGCATGGCCCAGACCCGCATCCTGGCCCCCCGCTCGCGCTACTCCGAGGTGGTCGACGCGCTGGCCGAGCGGGTGGCCGCGCTGCGCGTCGGCGACCCGACCGAGCCGAAGACCCAGATCGGCCCGGTCATCTCGGCGTCCGCGCGGGCCCGGATCGAGGCGCACCTCGCCCGCGCGCGGACCGACGGCGCCCGGGTCGCCGCCGGCGGGGGCCGGCCGGCCGGGCTCGACCGGGGCTGGTTCGTCGAGCCGACGCTGCTGGCCGGGGTCGGCAACGACGCCCCGGTCGCCCGGGAGGAGATCTTCGGCCCGGTGGCGGTGGTGATCCCCTACGACGGCGTCGAGGAGGCCGTCACCCTGGCCAACGACTCCGACTACGGCCTGGCCGGGTCGGTGTGGAGCGAGGACCCCGAGCGGGCGGGGCGCGTCGCCGCGCGGCTGCGCACCGGCTCGGTCGCCGTGAACTCGCCGGCGCCGCTGGACCCGGGCAGCCCGTTCGGCGGAATGGGCGCGTCCGGCATCGGGCGCGAGGGCGGCCCCGAGGGCGTCGACGCCTTCGTGGAGCTCCAGTCGATCATCCGGCCCGCCGACGGCTGA
- a CDS encoding NDMA-dependent alcohol dehydrogenase — protein sequence METLAAVLWDRSSPWSVEPIELDPPGPDEVLVELHASGLCHSEEHIVTGDMPFRLPCVGGHEGAGVVLEVGSRVSSVVPGDHVVFGFVPSCGRCRQCATGHQNLCELGAKMYTGRQIADGTARHHARGQDLAIACMIGTFAHHTVAHESSCVRIPQHVPLDRACLLGCGFVTGWGSAVYAADVRPGDTVAVAGVGGIGAAAIQGARLAGARVIVAVETVAEKQELILRLGATHVATSWDEAAAVIRGATWNRGVDRFICTMSRGDGELLGRALAMTASRGRVVVTNVHPAGKRTVSLDMMDLTLSEKHIVGTIYGSGNARADIPKIIELWQHGQVDLDAVVSHSYPLDGVNDGYEDMRSGRFLRTVLRYPAADALDARRAAHTRVPPDAQVPPDAQVPPDARPASAPAQVERLPA from the coding sequence GTGGAGACCCTCGCCGCTGTGCTGTGGGACCGCAGTTCGCCGTGGTCGGTCGAGCCGATCGAGCTCGATCCGCCCGGCCCGGACGAGGTGCTCGTCGAGCTGCACGCCTCCGGTCTGTGTCACTCGGAGGAGCACATCGTCACCGGTGACATGCCGTTCCGGCTGCCGTGCGTCGGCGGGCACGAGGGCGCCGGGGTCGTGCTGGAGGTCGGCTCCCGGGTCAGCTCGGTCGTCCCCGGCGACCATGTCGTCTTCGGCTTCGTGCCGTCCTGCGGGCGGTGCCGGCAGTGCGCGACCGGCCACCAGAACCTCTGTGAGCTCGGCGCGAAGATGTACACGGGCCGCCAGATCGCCGACGGCACCGCGCGCCACCACGCCCGCGGCCAGGACCTGGCGATCGCCTGCATGATCGGCACGTTCGCCCATCACACCGTGGCCCACGAGTCGAGCTGCGTCCGGATCCCGCAGCACGTCCCGCTGGACCGGGCCTGCCTGCTGGGCTGCGGCTTCGTCACCGGCTGGGGCTCGGCGGTGTACGCCGCCGACGTGCGGCCGGGCGACACGGTCGCGGTCGCGGGAGTCGGGGGCATCGGCGCGGCGGCGATCCAGGGCGCCCGGCTGGCCGGCGCCCGCGTCATCGTCGCCGTCGAGACGGTGGCCGAGAAGCAGGAGCTCATCCTTCGGCTCGGCGCGACCCACGTCGCCACCTCGTGGGACGAGGCCGCCGCCGTCATCCGGGGGGCGACCTGGAACCGCGGGGTCGACCGGTTCATCTGCACGATGAGCCGCGGCGACGGCGAACTGCTCGGGCGGGCGCTGGCGATGACCGCCAGCCGCGGCCGGGTCGTGGTGACCAACGTCCATCCGGCGGGGAAGCGGACGGTGTCGCTGGACATGATGGATCTGACCCTGTCCGAGAAGCACATCGTCGGCACGATCTACGGTTCGGGCAACGCCCGCGCCGACATCCCGAAGATCATCGAGCTGTGGCAGCACGGCCAGGTCGACCTCGACGCGGTGGTGAGCCACAGCTACCCTCTCGACGGCGTCAACGACGGCTACGAGGACATGCGCAGCGGCCGCTTCCTGCGCACCGTGCTGCGTTACCCGGCCGCCGACGCCCTCGACGCCCGGCGCGCGGCCCACACCCGGGTGCCGCCCGACGCCCAGGTGCCGCCCGACGCCCAGGTGCCGCCCGACGCGCGTCCGGCTTCGGCGCCCGCGCAGGTAGAGAGGCTGCCGGCATGA
- a CDS encoding cytochrome P450 yields MTTTGDVPGTRGLPGDVLDDLSWWTRPAAERDATFAWLRAHDPRPYVPELDLTGAPRGGGFWALTRLDDVREVSRRPADFCSGQGSLIFDQPPRLREFRGSIIDMDNPEHARQRRIVARGFTPKAVAALVEDIARTSREVISAVARRGECDFVTEVAALLPLRIVNNLLGIPRSEERFLFEQTNILMGASDPEYVPDQTPRSVARAVHGAGQAMSGLLEELARDRIRNPQDDLVSSLVAAQEEENLTPTELATFFNLLVGAGNETTRNALAHGLSALTRFPDQRELWRSDLDRYTPGAVEELLRWASPVLYMRRTVARDGVTLGEQRFDAGDKVVLWYRSANQDEAYFDDATAFRVTRDPNPHVTFGAPGPHHCLGANLARVELAIAFRTLFELLPDIEATAEPDLLRSNFLHGVKHLPARFTPTAPRP; encoded by the coding sequence ATGACCACGACCGGGGACGTGCCGGGGACGCGAGGGCTGCCCGGCGACGTCCTGGACGACCTGAGCTGGTGGACTCGGCCGGCGGCCGAACGCGACGCGACGTTCGCCTGGTTGCGCGCCCACGACCCGCGGCCGTACGTCCCCGAGCTCGACCTGACCGGGGCCCCGCGCGGCGGCGGCTTCTGGGCGCTGACCCGCCTGGACGACGTGCGCGAGGTGAGCCGGCGGCCGGCGGACTTCTGCTCCGGCCAGGGCAGCCTGATCTTCGACCAGCCGCCGCGCCTACGCGAGTTCCGCGGCTCGATCATCGACATGGACAACCCGGAGCACGCACGCCAGCGGCGCATCGTCGCCCGCGGTTTCACGCCGAAGGCGGTGGCCGCGCTGGTCGAGGACATCGCCCGCACCAGCCGCGAAGTGATCTCCGCGGTCGCGCGGCGGGGCGAGTGCGACTTCGTCACCGAGGTCGCGGCGCTGCTGCCGCTGCGAATCGTGAACAACCTGCTGGGCATTCCCCGCAGCGAGGAACGGTTCCTGTTCGAGCAGACGAACATCCTGATGGGTGCGAGCGACCCGGAGTACGTCCCGGACCAGACCCCCCGGTCGGTCGCGCGCGCCGTGCACGGCGCCGGCCAGGCCATGAGCGGCCTGCTGGAGGAGCTGGCCCGCGACCGGATCCGCAACCCACAGGACGACCTGGTCAGCTCGCTCGTCGCCGCCCAGGAGGAGGAGAACCTCACCCCGACGGAGCTGGCGACCTTCTTCAACCTGCTCGTCGGGGCGGGCAACGAGACCACCCGCAACGCGTTGGCCCACGGGCTGTCGGCGCTCACCCGTTTCCCGGACCAGCGCGAGCTGTGGCGCTCGGACCTCGACCGGTACACCCCGGGCGCCGTGGAGGAGCTGCTGCGGTGGGCCTCTCCGGTGCTGTACATGCGTCGCACGGTCGCCCGCGACGGGGTGACGCTCGGCGAGCAGCGCTTCGATGCGGGTGACAAGGTCGTGCTGTGGTACCGCTCGGCCAACCAGGACGAGGCGTACTTCGACGACGCGACCGCCTTCCGGGTGACGCGCGACCCCAATCCGCACGTCACCTTCGGCGCGCCCGGCCCGCACCACTGCCTGGGCGCCAACCTCGCCCGGGTCGAGCTGGCGATCGCGTTCCGAACCCTGTTCGAGCTGCTGCCCGACATCGAGGCGACGGCCGAGCCGGACCTGCTGCGCTCGAACTTCCTGCATGGCGTGAAGCACCTGCCCGCCCGCTTCACCCCCACCGCCCCGCGCCCCTGA
- a CDS encoding enoyl-CoA hydratase/isomerase family protein: protein MDLDKHPDLDGHPDLDGHPDLDKHAGPGRFTDPDGRADFDEIAYGTRDGVAEIRLDRPQARNPISARPGGTRDQILAALADAEADPSVGAVLITGAGSAFSAGGDLAGNPIREHAADEARFRETADDFHRRVRRCPLPVVAAVRGYCLGAAVVLAASCDLVVAGDDARFGMPEGRLGLPGAAGLVPLIGRQWAKFLILTGELIDAGLAQRIGLVTAVVPATELHPRAHDLAARLARMPREATTLNKRAVDAAADASGDEAARVAASGYDVITLAMSGRAQAPDGRTFAEIRREQGVHGLKAARAAQFTTPWMPATPPDATM from the coding sequence ATGGATCTCGACAAGCACCCCGACCTCGACGGGCACCCCGACCTCGACGGGCACCCCGACCTCGACAAGCACGCCGGCCCCGGCAGGTTCACGGATCCCGACGGGCGCGCCGACTTCGACGAGATCGCCTACGGCACGCGGGACGGGGTCGCCGAGATCCGCCTCGACCGCCCGCAGGCGCGCAACCCCATCTCGGCGCGGCCCGGCGGCACCCGCGACCAGATCCTCGCCGCCCTCGCCGACGCCGAGGCGGACCCGTCCGTCGGCGCCGTGCTCATCACCGGCGCGGGCTCGGCGTTCTCGGCCGGCGGGGACCTGGCCGGCAACCCGATCCGCGAGCACGCCGCCGACGAGGCGCGCTTCCGCGAGACCGCCGACGACTTCCACCGGCGGGTGCGCCGCTGCCCGCTGCCGGTGGTCGCCGCCGTGCGGGGCTACTGCCTGGGCGCCGCCGTCGTCCTCGCCGCGAGCTGTGACCTGGTCGTCGCCGGCGACGACGCCCGCTTCGGCATGCCCGAGGGACGCCTCGGGCTGCCCGGCGCGGCCGGGCTGGTGCCGCTGATCGGACGTCAGTGGGCGAAGTTCCTGATCCTCACCGGCGAGCTGATCGACGCCGGCCTGGCTCAGCGGATCGGCCTGGTCACCGCGGTCGTGCCGGCCACCGAGCTGCACCCGCGCGCCCATGACCTGGCTGCCCGGCTCGCCCGGATGCCCCGGGAGGCCACCACGCTGAACAAGCGGGCCGTGGACGCCGCCGCCGACGCCTCCGGCGACGAGGCCGCCCGCGTCGCGGCCTCGGGCTACGACGTCATCACCCTCGCGATGAGCGGACGGGCGCAGGCCCCCGACGGCCGCACCTTCGCCGAGATCCGCCGCGAGCAGGGCGTCCACGGCCTGAAGGCCGCCCGCGCGGCCCAGTTCACCACCCCTTGGATGCCCGCCACCCCTCCCGACGCCACTATGTGA